Proteins from a genomic interval of Zingiber officinale cultivar Zhangliang chromosome 1B, Zo_v1.1, whole genome shotgun sequence:
- the LOC121979626 gene encoding uncharacterized protein LOC121979626 has protein sequence MAFGTVSFEELLGHCNEVFKNNQRCIVDLEKRMQSLGYVTKVELEDEEILDDSKFTSPVSGFQRPFFEFVSVSFCCSVEQEEARRVYLVSFLHCFLGILSCNKLSETTLPGYPKLALHATDSYTMMKCQLPEMLPKQ, from the exons ATGGCCTTCGGCACTGTCTCGTTCGAAGAGCTCCTCGGCCACTGCAACGAGGTATTCAAGAACAACCAGAGATGCATCGTCGACCTTGAGAAGCGGATGCAGAGCTTAGGTTACGTCACTA AGGTGGAGTTGGAAGATGAGGAGATTTTGGACGATTCGAAGTTTACGAGCCCCGTGAGTGGGTTTCAGAGACCTTTCTTTGAATTTGTCTCAGTTAGTTTCTGTTGTTCAGTTGAGCAAGAGGAGGCCAGAAGAGTATATCTTGTATCCTTTCTCCACTGTTTCTTGGGAATTCT ATCCTGTAATAAACTATCTGAGACAACTTTGCCTGGATATCCAAAACTTGCCCTGCATGCTACAG ATTCATACACAATGATGAAATGTCAGTTGCCAGAAATGCTGCCAAAGCAATAG